In a single window of the bacterium genome:
- a CDS encoding DinB family protein, translating into MNAITSIQRVLIRDLNALRREINAYPNQSDLWLAPPGISNSAGSLTLHLTGNISHFIGAVIGENGYVRNRDAEFTDKNIDLVELERRIDVAIQSVEDGLSEISDLDLEKPYPILLGELQLTIGQFLIHLVSHFGYHLGQIDYHRRIVTGSNATIGAENIAELT; encoded by the coding sequence ATGAACGCCATCACATCCATTCAGCGTGTTCTGATTCGCGATCTCAATGCACTGCGCCGCGAAATCAATGCATATCCCAACCAATCCGACCTGTGGTTGGCGCCTCCCGGTATCAGCAATTCCGCCGGCTCGCTGACATTGCACCTCACCGGTAACATCAGCCACTTCATCGGCGCTGTCATCGGCGAAAACGGCTACGTCCGCAATCGCGATGCTGAGTTCACAGACAAGAACATTGATTTGGTTGAATTGGAACGACGCATCGATGTCGCTATTCAATCAGTCGAAGACGGTCTTTCAGAGATTTCTGACCTCGACCTTGAAAAACCATACCCCATTTTGCTGGGCGAACTCCAACTCACAATCGGCCAATTTCTCATTCACCTGGTGTCCCACTTTGGTTACCATCTCGGCCAAATCGATTACCACCGCCGCATTGTCACAGGGAGCAACGCCACAATCGGAGCCGAGAACATAGCAGAACTCACTTAA
- a CDS encoding serpin family protein, producing MQKLGFFFAAIMLSLVIGSCSEEKSVDKPPVNVPGPVTAAESKLVAAGNEFTWNLLREVVESETSQPNKNIFISPLSASMALGMTYNGARNTTQTAMMSTLGFVDLSSQEINESYRSLIDRFSGLDSNVKFQIANSIWHADWFQVESEFLDVNRTYFDAVVSALDFGSPQAVTTINNWVNDKTNGKIDTIIEEIPGDVVMYLINALYFKGAWTYQFDPSKTRPMNFNCADGTTHSCKFMYMNTDSLRFMMNAGVMGVELPYGNGDYRLLAAIPVDPATSIDEVIAGLDQTKWSEWQSALVQRNEELWIPKFKFEFETKLNVPLTTLGMGIAFSDLADFRGINRDGNLAISEVIQKTFVQLDEVGTEAAAVTSVGIELTSFTPPYRFDRPFLIVIYEHNTNAVIFAGKIAKPEFN from the coding sequence ATGCAAAAGCTTGGGTTCTTTTTCGCGGCGATAATGTTGTCGCTCGTTATTGGTAGTTGCAGCGAAGAAAAATCAGTAGACAAACCACCCGTCAATGTGCCGGGTCCAGTCACCGCCGCCGAGTCCAAACTCGTGGCCGCCGGCAATGAGTTCACTTGGAATCTGCTCCGCGAAGTTGTGGAGTCTGAGACATCCCAGCCCAACAAAAACATCTTCATCTCGCCCCTCAGTGCATCAATGGCGCTGGGCATGACCTATAACGGCGCGCGCAATACAACCCAGACTGCCATGATGTCGACTCTCGGATTTGTTGATCTATCGTCGCAGGAAATCAACGAGTCGTATCGCAGTTTGATCGACCGATTTTCGGGGCTCGATTCTAATGTCAAATTCCAAATCGCCAATTCAATCTGGCACGCCGACTGGTTCCAGGTCGAATCCGAGTTTCTCGATGTTAATCGCACCTACTTCGATGCCGTCGTCAGCGCTTTGGATTTCGGCTCTCCGCAAGCGGTGACAACGATCAACAACTGGGTCAATGACAAGACCAATGGCAAGATTGACACGATCATCGAAGAGATTCCGGGCGACGTGGTGATGTATCTAATTAATGCACTCTACTTCAAAGGCGCATGGACCTATCAGTTTGATCCATCCAAAACCAGGCCGATGAACTTCAACTGTGCGGACGGTACGACACACTCTTGCAAATTCATGTACATGAACACCGACAGCCTGCGCTTCATGATGAATGCCGGTGTGATGGGTGTCGAACTGCCGTATGGCAACGGCGACTACCGACTTCTCGCTGCAATTCCAGTCGATCCGGCAACCTCTATCGATGAAGTCATCGCCGGACTCGACCAAACAAAATGGTCGGAATGGCAATCAGCACTCGTACAGCGAAACGAAGAGCTCTGGATTCCGAAGTTCAAATTCGAATTTGAGACAAAATTGAATGTCCCGCTCACAACGCTGGGAATGGGAATCGCATTTTCAGACCTCGCCGACTTCAGAGGAATCAATCGCGACGGAAATCTTGCGATCAGCGAAGTCATCCAAAAGACCTTTGTCCAACTCGACGAGGTCGGCACGGAGGCAGCGGCGGTCACATCGGTAGGAATCGAACTGACATCATTTACCCCGCCATACCGATTCGACCGACCCTTCCTAATTGTCATATACGAGCACAACACGAACGCCGTGATCTTCGCGGGAAAGATCGCCAAACCGGAATTCAACTAA